In Strigops habroptila isolate Jane chromosome 4, bStrHab1.2.pri, whole genome shotgun sequence, a single genomic region encodes these proteins:
- the CRYM gene encoding ketimine reductase mu-crystallin isoform X2 produces MPAYSAADDALTTKLVTFYEHKKDSSVPSHQATVLLFDPRNGSLKAVLDGSVITAKRTAAVSAIATKLLMPPFAEVLCILGAGVQAYSHYDIFTELFTFKEVRIWNRTKEKAVKFANSVNGPVQVCSSAQEAVTGADVVVTVTMATTPILFGDWIKPGAHINAVGASRPDWRELDDELMKNSVLFVDSRDAALTESGDVILSGAEIFAELGEVVKGTKPALPEKTTVFKSLGMAVEDTVAAKFVYDSWSAGN; encoded by the exons ATGCCTGCTTACAGTGCTGCTGACGATGCTCTGACGACCAAGTTGGTGACTTTTTATGAGCACAAGAAGGATTCGTCTGTCCCTTCTCACCAAGCGACCGTCCTCTTATTTGACCCAAGAAATGgttctttaaaagct GTGCTAGATGGCAGTGTCATAACAGCAAAACGAACAGCTGCAGTTTCTGCAATTGCTACCAAG TTGTTAATGCCACCTTTTGCAGAAGTGCTCTGCATTTTGGGAGCTGGTGTTCAAGCATACAGCCATTATGATATCTTCACAGAACTCTTCACATTCAAAGAG gTCAGAATATGGAATCGCACCAAAGAGAAGGCGGTGAAGTTTGCCAATTCAGTTAATGGTCCAGTGCAGGTCTGCTCTTCTGCTCAGGAGGCAGTTACTGGGGCTGATGTAGTTGTAACAGTCACTATGGCAACCACACCAATTTTATTTGGAGACTGGATAAAACCAGGTGCCCATATCAATG CTGTTGGAGCAAGCAGACCAGACTGGAGAGAACTGGATGATGAACTGATGAAGAATTCTGTCCTGTTTGTGGATTCTAGAGATGCTGCTCTTACAGAATCAGGAGATGTTATATTATCAGGG GCAGAGATTTTTGCTGAGCTGGGAGAGGTAGTGAAGGGTACAAAACCAGCCCTGCCTGAGAAAACAACAGTGTTTAAATCACTGG GGATGGCGGTTGAAGATACAGTAGCAGCAAAATTTGTTTATGACTCGTGGTCAGCTGGTAACTAA
- the CRYM gene encoding ketimine reductase mu-crystallin isoform X1, producing MGSAPPVFIGAEEVEKHLHRASLLLPALEAALGNFSSGAAGGVAQPVRTVVPVHRHGGFLGVMPAYSAADDALTTKLVTFYEHKKDSSVPSHQATVLLFDPRNGSLKAVLDGSVITAKRTAAVSAIATKLLMPPFAEVLCILGAGVQAYSHYDIFTELFTFKEVRIWNRTKEKAVKFANSVNGPVQVCSSAQEAVTGADVVVTVTMATTPILFGDWIKPGAHINAVGASRPDWRELDDELMKNSVLFVDSRDAALTESGDVILSGAEIFAELGEVVKGTKPALPEKTTVFKSLGMAVEDTVAAKFVYDSWSAGN from the exons ATGGGGTCGGCTCCGCCCGTATTCATCGGCGCCGAGGAGGTGGAGAAGCACCTGCACCGTGCTAGCCTCCTGCTCCCGGCGCTGGAGGCTGCCCTCGGCAACTTCTCGTCCGGCGCGGCGGGAGGCGTCGCGCAGCCCGTGCGCACCGTGGTGCCAGTGCACCGGCACGGAGG GTTCCTAGGAGTCATGCCTGCTTACAGTGCTGCTGACGATGCTCTGACGACCAAGTTGGTGACTTTTTATGAGCACAAGAAGGATTCGTCTGTCCCTTCTCACCAAGCGACCGTCCTCTTATTTGACCCAAGAAATGgttctttaaaagct GTGCTAGATGGCAGTGTCATAACAGCAAAACGAACAGCTGCAGTTTCTGCAATTGCTACCAAG TTGTTAATGCCACCTTTTGCAGAAGTGCTCTGCATTTTGGGAGCTGGTGTTCAAGCATACAGCCATTATGATATCTTCACAGAACTCTTCACATTCAAAGAG gTCAGAATATGGAATCGCACCAAAGAGAAGGCGGTGAAGTTTGCCAATTCAGTTAATGGTCCAGTGCAGGTCTGCTCTTCTGCTCAGGAGGCAGTTACTGGGGCTGATGTAGTTGTAACAGTCACTATGGCAACCACACCAATTTTATTTGGAGACTGGATAAAACCAGGTGCCCATATCAATG CTGTTGGAGCAAGCAGACCAGACTGGAGAGAACTGGATGATGAACTGATGAAGAATTCTGTCCTGTTTGTGGATTCTAGAGATGCTGCTCTTACAGAATCAGGAGATGTTATATTATCAGGG GCAGAGATTTTTGCTGAGCTGGGAGAGGTAGTGAAGGGTACAAAACCAGCCCTGCCTGAGAAAACAACAGTGTTTAAATCACTGG GGATGGCGGTTGAAGATACAGTAGCAGCAAAATTTGTTTATGACTCGTGGTCAGCTGGTAACTAA